The Gadus chalcogrammus isolate NIFS_2021 chromosome 14, NIFS_Gcha_1.0, whole genome shotgun sequence sequence gtgtgtgtgtgtgtgtgtgtgtgtgtgtgtgtgtgtgtgtgtgtgtgtgtgtgtgtgtgtgtgtgtgtgtgtgtgtgtgtgtgtgtgtgtgtgtgtgtgtgtgtgtgtgtgtgtgtgtgtgtgtgtgtgggggggtaatGGCGGGAGTGTTGTAAGTGCTGATAGCATTCTTGGTCTTCCTGTTTGCAGCCCAGAAGGTTTTCTCGCGGTCTGAAGAGTCAGACTGTGGTTTAGCTCACAGGTTCAACGACTCAGAATGGAACCCAGCCGTTTCCAGCGCTGATCAGAACAGTCATAGCAGCCGAGCCACGTCCACCTTTAATCCCTCGTGGGTCCGTTTGTCCCCTCTGTGGCCCTCCTCTGCTCTGTTCCTGCTTCCATGTTTAATCCGTCGAAGTGTGCCAGACTCTGAGgcctaaaaaatgtttttgtttggttccggtttccgaccgaccctgtcaatttatgtgcgacccaaattattttatgagctttataaaaaaaaaaaaaaaaaaaaaaaatgcaaactataattacgttttggtacagcacctcttcattctgtacaaggatgagcgaattttctcgtttttaaatgaaaacaacctacctatcattcgctgccgctggaaaaaattaaataaaaaaattaaataaattccctacctacccatgacctcaactgacaaacaggaaccaaactttttttttttttaggcctgagCAACATGACAGCACGCATTCCACAGTGACCATCAGCAAGCcgcacccctgtgtgtgtgcgtgcgtgcgtgtataactgattgtatgtatgtatttgtggtCGTTTGAATGGACGAATGTATGTATTGATGCATAGATGTCTGTATGTATGGGTGATGGTTTGCACAgacgtatgtatgaatgtatgtctAGATGTACAGTACGTATGCATAGATGTACAGTATGAACGTACAGGGGATGGTTTGTATAGATGCacagtatgtctgtgtgtaggggAGATGTTTGTGTAgaccattggttctcaaagtgcggcccgagggccaatggcggcccacAATGACATACCGATgtatattattaatttaaacaaaaataaataaatataaagagaaaagtcgaccctctctagctttcaattaaagccTGTTACATGTGTTatttttaatccgactgtacattactttgaaaggatgaacctcagtttcgtgatttagatctcacttgacctcactcccagaggtccacggtgcgatgttttttttcaccgctgggatgctgacggcgtttcctgCCTGATTTTTTTCAGTCagtttgggttcctaaattggccctcagctgtccaaactttgagaacccctggtgTAGACGTATGTACAGGGGATGGTTTGTAGATGTacagtatgtctgtgtgtaggggAGATGTTTGTGGACGTATGTATGGTTGTTTGGTAGAAGCTGACCTGTGGTGCACCCCGCCCAGGGTGGTGTCTCTCAGGGGGAAGGCTTTGGGGTAGGCGGAGGTGAACATGGGCTGACTGCAGCGGGGGCAGTGCCCCAGAGGACAAAACAAGCGCTCCTGAAGGCTCCTGGGCAGGACCAGGTCTagagtacgcacacacacacacacacacacacacacacacacagacacacacacacacacacacacacacaatcgtcaATGGAATTCGAAGTGCATACTATTACACAAGCGAAAGGTTTTTTTGACTAAAAAGGGGTTCTTTAGCCAATCACAACACCCATaacattattttgtttcatGGAGGTATGACGGAGGTTCTGACGTGGTTTAGTGGAGATGAGGTTGAGGTTCTGACGTGGTTTAGTGGAGGAACAGTTGAGGTTCTGACGTGGTTTAGTGGAGATGAGGTTGAGGTTCTGACGTGGTTTAGAGGAGATGAGGTTGAGGTTCTGACGTGGTTTAGTGGAGATGAGGTTGAGGTTCGGACGTGGTTTACTGGAGATGAGGTTGAGGTTCTGACGTGGTTTAGTGGAGATGAGGTTGAGGTTCTGACGTGGTTTAGTGGAGGAACAGTTGAGGTTCTGACGTGGTTTGGTGGTGGTTGGGTTGAGAAGATGTTGATTCTGATGGGGGTTTAGTGGAGGTATTGTTGGGAAGGAGGAGGTTCTGATGTGGTTTTACCGTGGGGGtcgtggaggtgggtggggttagtgggGGTCCGTttggtagggtggaggtgggtggggttaCTGGAGGTACCGTGGGGGtcctggaggggggtggggttacTGTAGGTTTACCGTGGGGGtcgtggaggtgggtggggttaCTGTAGGTTTACCGTGGGGGtcgtggaggtgggtggggttaCTGGAGGTACCGTGGGGGtcctggaggtgggtggggttaCTGGAGGTTTACCGTGGGGGtcgtggaggtgggtggggttaCTGTAGGTTTACCGTGGGGGtcgtggaggtgggtggggttaCTGTAGGTTTACCGTGGGGGtcgtggaggtgggtggggttaCTGGAGGTTTACCGTGGGGGtcgtggaggtgggtggggttaCTGTAGGTTTACCGTGGGGGtcgtggaggtgggtggggttaCTGGAGGTTTACCGTGGGGGtcgtggaggtgggtggggttaCTGTAGGTTTACCGTGGGGGtcgtggaggtgggtggggttaCTGTAGGTTTACCGTGGGGGtcgtggaggtgggtggggttaCTGGAGGTACCGTGGGGGtcgtggaggtgggtggggttaCTGTAGGTTTACCGTGGGGGTCGTGGAGGTGGGTGCGATGCAGGCTCCTCATGGCCAGCTCCTCTAAGGGAGCCACTCGCTCAGACTCCCAGGCCAGCAGCTTGACCTCTGGGGGCAGCGGGACCCCCAGCCCGGCCGCGCCCCCCAGCACGGCCACCCCCTCAGGGAGCACGTCGGAGGTACCGCACCTGGAGGGGACAATTAGTTACACACATATAGAGAAATAgcaagctctgtgtgtgtgtgtttacatgttgatgttgaagtgtatgtgtgtttacggTTGTTtgggttaatgtgtgtgtgtatttagttgtgtgtgtctgtgtgcgttacCCATTGCAGCCGATGACTTTGTTGTACAGGTAGGACGGGAGACCCTTCAGCTCGACGTTGTagtccacaaacacaaaccgcaGCTCCCGGGAGCGCCCCAggtctgagacacacacactctctatcaGACGGATGCATTTCTTTATCAACATACTTTAAACGGCGAAGACTCTGCCTCTTTTTCGAGAATTACTCATCGGTCTGTGTACATTTGGGGTGAGAAAGTCTGCCACCTAGTGGACAGCTTGATGTGAGGCCGGTGGTATGTACGCAGACAGGTCTGCAAAGATCAGACGGTTTTCCCCACAGTGGGCTACGGAGAGGTGTCAGTTAGAGTGTTCGATTTAAGGCATAACAAGCGGTGCGATTATTTGCTTTGCTTTCGGTGTGAACGCACACGCACCCCAAAAACACACGTTAGGGTGTATGGTGCAGTTCCCCGTTTGACCAGTGGGGGCTGACCTGGCGGCAGGCTGGTCAGGCGGTTGGCGGACAGCGACAGCTCGTTGAGGCTGGTGAGGAGACACAGGTGTCGGGGCAGGTGTCTCAGCTGGTTCCTGTCTGCCGTCAGGTACTGGAGGGAGCGACAACGATGGAGCCGCGCGGGTAGACAGGTCAGACGGTTCCGGGACACGTCCAACGACTCCAGCTCCTGGAGTTCCCCCAcctctgaggagagagagagagacagactggtagagagacagacaggtagagagagagagagagagagagagagagagacaggtagagagagacagacaggtagagagagagacagagtagaaAGCCGGTACCTGAGGGGAGGGCTTCTAGCTGGTTATTGGCCAATCGGAGATGCCGGAGGGAGCGGAGTCGACCAATCTCTGGACAGAGGAACAGGAGGGCGTTGTCACTCAGATCCAGAGACCTCAGCCTGGACAGCTCTCCTATATctggacacacggacacagacacacacagacacacacacacacacacacacacacacacacacacacacacacacacacacatttcatagATGAACACTGAAGATTTATCTGCATGAATGAATTTTGtctgatttatttttaacaGCATTGACTGTTAGAAGGACTTACCTTCCGGAACCATCACGATGTTGTTAGAGTGGAGGTACCTGgaaaaaaaccacaaaacaGTCAACAATGTTTGCTTCTGAAGTCCTGGCGACACCTGCTGGCCAAATGCTagaacaccacaacaccacaacctCCAAGGGCTCACAGTACAGACACCACAACACTAACTACAACAACACTATCTGTTTTAGTTGGTTGCGGTTATCATGactaaacttatttttaattacTTTTTAAATGTGCAAAGCATCTTGCAATGGTGGCACCAATTGTACCCCTAACCATCCCTGGAGTGAGTGTGGTCCTTCTCAAGAATTATTTATTGTTAAATATGGACTTCATTTTCTTGCCCTTTGGGAGGCTAGGGTCATAAATACATTGCCTTTAAAACCTGTTGAGACTGGAAAACTGTGCTTAAAGGCTATGGAAATAAAATGTACATGACTTACATCAACAAGAAGCACTTGTTCTAGCCCAACAATGCTGCATTTAGGGAACAATTAATAATAACCAAACAGGAGAACTTACAGCTCAATCAGATTTGGAAGCTTCTGGGCGAGGTTTTCAggctgcgagagagagagagaaggtgacaGGCAGAAAGACAACAGTACTCTAGTTGTCAGTGTAGGAAGACCCCAGATTGTAAAAGAAAGATGacacaaggtgtgtgtgagtgtaccaGTGTAGTGAGAGAGTTCCTCTTCATGTACAGTCTCTCCAGGAACTGCAGCCCCTCATCTTTCAGCAGCTCCGCGGGGAACTTGTTGAGGTTGCGGTAGTTGAGGAACAGGTTCTTGTGGCGCTCTTGCTTGGCCATGCAGATGGCTTCGTGGAGCTCAGTCGCCATGGCTGGTCCCGGGAAAGAAGATGCTGGGAAGAACCTCTCAGTCTATAGCATGATGAGGCTATTGATTGAAAAAGATGGTATACAATTAAACCAAGCTAAGTAAACGACTGTACTGAAAGTCTACATTTTTATTGAATAAGATTCGGGTCCCAACTTCATGATACATGATGCTCTACGGTATAAGGTTAGTAATTCAATACAGAGGCAAAGAGCCAGCCCTAGTGATGAATTAATCAGCATTAGAAGTGTCTGACCTTCATATCCTAACATCTTTAAGAGTCGACATGGAAGTAAAATATGACAGTGTATAGTTATTAATGTTGGCGTCTTCAATTCCCTCACAATTATCTCAGCTCCAGCAGTTTCGTTTcacaacagcaacattttacagcAAACACGCTGAACGACTGGGAGCTTCGACAGCACATCACCCTTCTGTTTAACCCCTTGTTGTGACACATAAACCCTACATTATATCTGACCTGGCGACGAGCTGCTAGCCTAGCAGCCTAGCATCGGCGTCGAGCCGCGGAGGTAAACGCTCTGACATCATCCACGCTGACTCCACAGAACGCTGGGGTTTGTAGTTTTTTGAACTGCCGTTTTGTAGTCCTACCGTTTCTGAAGCCATAgttgagtaggcctatagaaaaataaaataacgtgcGGGTCGAAAAGCTTAGCTTATTCTAGGCTTAAATCCGTCATAAATCCGTAGTATACATTTGTTTTACAGTTGTATATCTAAAGACATCTGGACATGGGGAGGATGTTTGGTACTAATGAGAACAGTTTTTCTAAAGAACACAAATAATTCAAACAGTTTTGCATACGTTTTTTATTCACCTTAAGTCATGTGGTAAACTCTTAGAAAAAAAGACAGCAATAAACCAACAGCTGCTCCATAATTCCCAGAACTCACAGCAGCCCGTAGACAATACAACCTTATTTCAAAAGAAACGTACAAAacggaaaaacaaaaaatatatattattcttTTACTGCTTAGTCACAGGTTGCGCATACAAAATTACTGTCATtaataacaaaacataaaccCAATAACAATCAGTTCAATTCAACAATTCAAGTTGATAACAGGTCCGAACTGACTCGACCTGAACACGgccaacacacacccatgtgtgtgtgtgtatatgtgtgcgtttcACAGCAACCAATCAGACATGGCCAGCTGAGTTGTCTGGTCGACAGCCAACTAATTTGAACATCTGTACAGCCAATCAGTCCAACCGattgttaaaaaacaaaacaccatccCGCCAGGATCGAATTGGCTGTGACGCACACATGTTGTCAGATGGTAGACAGTCcgagaaaacacattttgtaCTGGTCCACGTCTTAAACAGGCTGCCATTAAGAGTAtgatggggacacacacacacacacacacacacacacacacacacacacacacacacacacacacacacacaccaaactctGCATCCTCAAACTGATCCTTTTCAACCACAGAAGATATATTTATGCTTtcatcatatatatttatataaaaaaacgtAAAAACATCTGTACAGAACAgggatttttttcatttttctaatcaggattttttttaaacaaaaaggcaGAAAACTTAATTCATTTTCCTTTAAAGATTTCCTAAattgcaaaaacaaaaaacaaagaaatgcgTCTTTTTTGTTTTCCCAGGGAAATTGGAGCTCTCCTTCCCGTATCTCATAATCCTTTAAAACATCTGCTGTACCGTACTTCCCTCCATACCCTCTCATGGACTCTGGACAGGTCGGTAGGAGCAACTGACCCTTGCTGGACCGCGGGCACTTCAGCACGGCCGCCCCCTTGCGACCGAAAACCCAATGGTAACCTTCCACCCTGCTAAAGCCTGCAGGCGGCTCCCGTCCGCaatgctgccccctgctggccagacCGGGTTACTGCGTCCgggagtatgtgtttgtgtgtgtgtttatgtgagtgtAGACATCCGTTTCTGACAACTAAACAGTGAGGTAGATGGATGCTGACAAACAGCAGCAAGAGCACAAAACCAAAGAAGAGGAGTTGGAGAGACTAGCAGGTCATTTACATGTACAGTGATTTTACACattctgaaaataaaataaaatacataaaaaaaaaggaaaataaatattccGGTcgggaagagaaaaaaaaaaagattgagcTTCCGAGCTCGAAAAGTTTTGTAGTGAACGGAGCGTTTAAATGATTCCCTGGTGGCCCTCTGGGCGGGGCCAGGatggagtgggaggggcttcCAGTGGTCTCtccatggagagggggggggggggggggggggtgggggggggggagcacggGAGCcgattcctccccccccccccccccccctccgaaccTCACTTCTGGACCACGGCCTTAAGGAGGTTGACGATGACGAGGAGGATGATAATTGCCAGCCACGCTTATGGGAGGACGAAGACACAGCCTTCACATGAAGGGGCGCCACCTCACAGACGACATCGCTCTCCGACGAGCCCAGGTCCCACGCGGCCGAAACGCTCGGCTTTAGGTTTGAGTTGAGACCGGAAACCAAAAAACGggaagaaagggggaggagatAGCAGCAGATTTTGTAGACACAAAACCCCAGGTAAAGGCAGGAAGTAGAGTAGTGGTGATCTGGCTGTAGATCCACAGGGAGTGGAGTGCTTCTCTGGAGTGCTGAACTCTGCACTGTCTCTGGGCTCAGACACTCTGTAGGGGTGGAGTGGTGACACGGATCTGGTCATGTCAGAGGGTTCGCGGTTCGGACCTCTCCCATGGTGGATCGATTCCCGGAGTGTTTCTTCATGGTGGACGCCCTGTCCGGGTCGAGCGCTCGTAATGGTTCATAGCTCGTCCGTCGGGCACTTGGTGCGTCAAGCTCTGAAACCCGGTCTCTATGGTGACAAAGGAGAATCGGGGTCGAACCGGATGACGGgggtcagacacacacccccgccccccccccaaaaaacatggAGGATACATTTTGGCAACAATAAGGCAGAACTACCATCTGTGTTTCACGGCCTCTACTGGAGGGTCTGACTGAAGACATGCCCCCGTAGCTCAGCATCTTAAGACTCTCTGAGAACGAGAGAAAGTAACTCTCCTCCCTCCGAGCGGAGGAAGTGTTTATGtctgtgaggggtggggggtttgTGGGGGGTTCAGTCAACAGTTGTTCTTGCGTCCGTTCATGTGGGCGTACGACGGCAACTCCTCGGGCGACGGCAGCCTGTGTCCCGCCCCCGTCTCCCCGTTGGCCGCCGGCTGTATGTCCGCGGTAGAGGCGGGCGGGGCCGGcgtggagggggcggagccaggcgtCTGGGGGCTCTGGGCCAgcgagggggcgggggtggggggcgtgtctgtgtgggtggccTGGTTGTAGAAGAAGCTGAGGTCCCTGAAGGAGggctgcagctcctcctccacgctgCCGATGATCTCCGGGAAGGACGGGCGCATCTTGGGGTTGAACTGCCAGCAGAGACGCATGAGCTCGAATCTAAAAGggacacagacggacagacacaggaGGAGGGACAGTCAGTCATCTGTAATGTTAGACATGATGACTTAtgattgagagacagagagggagaagtcGCACGAGAGACTGAGTGAGagcaagtgtgcgtgtgtttgtgcggtatgtgtgtgtctcacatCAGGTGAGGACAGTGCTCTGGTTTCTCCAGGACTCCCCCGTCCATGACGAAGCGGAGGACCTGTTCGTTGGACATCCCCTGGTAGGGCTGCTCCGCCAGGGTCACCACCTCCCACATCACCACGCCAAacgacctgcacacacacacacacacacacacgtatgttaAAACGCATGTATATGAAcacattattacacggctcttctcaaagCGGggaattattttttgataattcaccgttgccaagcatataatgaccgctggcAAGGaaagttaattttttttgcaatcttttgtatcactccgcaagtagtccggtaacttatcaacccagcgtactcggttgctaagcgacgtcaacgtctttggcggactatttctctgctgatcaatactacgaatgctggcaacaaataaattgtaaaaagacccACGAGTGAAGTAAATTtatcgttttggcaagtagccgtgtaataagcgggataatgtatagaacgtcgccggtcattatcgaaaataagctcCTTCAGGGGCAGAACCTCCGCTTTGCATCGgcgtccggttcgccctgtcggggcttatttacCCAATAACGACCGGCGTTCAACACGTTATACCTTACTTATAGTCACAGTAACCTTTCCGCCAAACACAtatatgaaaataaaatgacaCACATTAACACGCACGTTAAacatgacagacacacatacatcataACATACACAACATATATACTGACCAGACGTCCGAGTTGGTGGTGAAGACTCCGTCTTTCAGGGACTCTGGGGACATCCAGCGGACAGGAAGCAGTCCTTTACCTCCCTTACGGTAATAATCGGTCTCATAGATGTCCCTGGTCATGCCaaagtctacacacacacacacacacacacacacacacacacacacacacacacacacacaccttatcagAGGATATTCAGTATCTTATGATCCCGTCCTCTACATCCTGATCttcgtcttcatcatcatcctcctgctCTGTGTCGCCATCCCCCTGCTCTTCATCTTCAACAAGAAGAGGTCGGTCTTTATCTGACTAACCGTCCGTCCGTCACTATGCCTGTTTAATCATGAAACGGTCTGTGTATGTAGATGTCTGTCTAGTTAtgtagtcgtgtgtgtgtggatgtttttaTGTATTCTCTTTGTATTTGTAATTATATGTGTAAcaaaacgtgtttgtgtgtgtgttccaggaaCAGTGATCGGCTGGGTAATGGGGTTCTCCAAGCGTCGGTTCACTTGAGGCACGTTAACGGGACCCATCCCGGTGTCCCCCTCAGGGGGACAGCACCGCAGCAATTTCAGGGCTAGCCTTTTTCCCCCCTTCACCCAGTGTGCCGCATGACCTCACCTAACTCGACACCTACTAATAGTTTTGGATCACAGTCCAAAAGTACAGAATGATTCCAGCTGTGCAGATGTCATGCCTCAAGGCGATgcactagggcccgaccgattcatcggcctgccgatttaatcggccgattatagcctttttgaaaataatcgacatctgccaaaaagacgcagattacaaccgatttatatttttaataaaatttaataaaattattattattttttttagaaatgttattgcgcttagtatcctgcagattgcgctcctactcgcctagctaactaacaactttagctggagtaaaaagaggagattgaattttaccgtacaacatgaaagcacgctcgctcaggcagctgcgcgctcacctcaccaatgtacacaagacgcgttgtttgagcatgttgtgcctgtttttctttaggtcccaggccatgttaatttgttatactgtagactctaacggttagaccatactgctcagcacgcacgtgttagtcactgctcaagagcgcagcacattgggagttagttatttattttacattttaaattacactaatttttgactgtaaatgtattctaaaacactcaaaggttctgcattcaattcacatattcgtcaaaagtgtttaaagtatatttaaggtatcaaaaactatgttttatatgcttttttttttttttaatcagccgattaaatcgtaatcgtaatttttctctgaaaataatcggcatcggcactcaaaaatcaatatcggtcggccTACAATGCACCTTGAAATATTCTCGTTATCAAACTCGCTGCTTATACACTACACAAAAGGACGAACCTCCGATCTTGACGGTGAAGTCGTTGGTCACCATGCAGTTCCTGGCGGCAAGGTCTCTGTGGACGAACTTGTTGGCGTGTAGGTAGGCCATGCCATCGGCGATCTCTCCGGCCATCTGGATCATCTTCTTcagaggagggaggcagagggtcTCCGTCTGCTGGAGGAAGACCAACATCGCCGTGTATTACAATGGAGAAGTCCATCCCAGGACGTGCTGCCCATATATAGCCGTGGCCAGGCCGTCATCAAGAGCATTTTTACCATACTCATTTTAATTAAACTGAATAAGATTAGTACTAATTGAACTAAAATACTCTCAAacacagaacacaacacaaacacaggctagTTTAATAATAATTGGACATTTTAACGCTGGTATAAAATCAATGCAGGAGAAGGATGAGGGTTCCAGGGGTAAGAGGTCAAAGGTAATGTGTCAGGGGTCAAAGAGAAGGAGGCAGATGGTGGTTTGGGGGTCTGGGTTGAGAGGTCGAAGGTAATGTGTCAGGGGCAAGGGGGTCAAAGGGAAGGAGGCAGAAGGGGGTTTGGGGTTCCGGGGTGAGAGGTAATGTGAGGGTACCTCTTTAGGCCGCAGGGAGCGCAGGTAGCTCTTCAAGTCTCCTCGGGTCATCAGCTCCATGATGACCAGGGTGGGCTGGCCCTGGGAGACCACGCCCAGCAGACGCAcctacagccaatcacagcacagccTCAGCAACCACAACCAATCACAGTGTAACCTGGACTGACTGAATTATGAGCATCCCAATCGGACACTCCAAAAAACACCTCCGCTCTTAAAAAGCTTTAAATAGGCAGAGATTATACCATAAAATTGTCTGTTTTCTATCCCTTATGGGAAATGCAGAAGTACATCACTGTAGTAGAATAAGAGCAAACAACAAAATATATTCATGTTAGAAGCTTAGCAAGTGTGGTGATGTCAGTAAAGCTTCTAAACACAATCAATCCCTCACAAGAATGAAACACTACTGTGCGACTGGTTTTGTCTCTGTAAtggttgtgtgtgcgagagCGGAGTATGCaagtgtctgtatgtttataCGTACGGTAAGTGCGAACAGCGTGCGTGCAagaatgtgagtgagtgagagcaaGCTTGTATGCAGGGGTGTGCGTGAGACCCTTGTCAATGCATGCGTGCACGTACCACATGGTGACAGTTGAACTCCTTCATGACGGAGGCTTCGTTGAGGAACTCGATGCGCTCCCGCATGCTGGCCGACTCGTTGACCGTCTTCACCGCCACGCGCGTCTCCGCCTCGTCCTTGACCACGCCCTTGGCCAGACCCTCGTACACCATGCCGAACGAGCCCTGGCCCAGCTCCCGTGCCAGCTTGATCTTCTCCCGGGCAACCTCCCACTCGTCAGGAACATACACTGCACACAACCAGGAGTAGTAAGCACCACAGAAGAGCAGAACACTTCACACAACCAGGAGCAGTAagcaccacagaagaagagagcaaaacactgcacacaaacacgaccAGTGagcaccacagaagaagagagtGCCACAGAAGAGCAAAACACAGCACACAACCACAGGCAGTTagcaccacagaagaagagagcAGAACACTGGACATAAAGAGCAAAACGGAGatgtaggcaaggcaactttatttatatagcacttttcttacacaaggcagacttaaagtgcttcacatataaacattgtcatacaataaaataaatacgtaaaagaaaacatatgcaaagaaatgagtaaaatagaaagtaaaaaggcattttagtattaaaatagaaaataaaggcatttTTATAatgctttttagaaagtgcaatgtgtttaagatttagcagaaagctaaagcaaacataaaagacttcagtcttgttttaaaggtgctcagagttggggcaagtcttaaatcctcagggactttattccagctatttgttgcatagtaactaaatcctgcctTCCCATGTATCATGTATACTcaggggataattaacagattggtctcagaggatcttagtggtctagaaggcttatgtagtggaagcatatcagtaaaatattttgggcctaaaccatgtagggatttataggttagcaacatgattttaaaatcaattctctgtcctacaggaagccagtgtaacgatttaagaat is a genomic window containing:
- the lrrc28 gene encoding leucine-rich repeat-containing protein 28, coding for MATELHEAICMAKQERHKNLFLNYRNLNKFPAELLKDEGLQFLERLYMKRNSLTTLPENLAQKLPNLIELYLHSNNIVMVPEDIGELSRLRSLDLSDNALLFLCPEIGRLRSLRHLRLANNQLEALPSEVGELQELESLDVSRNRLTCLPARLHRCRSLQYLTADRNQLRHLPRHLCLLTSLNELSLSANRLTSLPPDLGRSRELRFVFVDYNVELKGLPSYLYNKVIGCNGCGTSDVLPEGVAVLGGAAGLGVPLPPEVKLLAWESERVAPLEELAMRSLHRTHLHDPHDLVLPRSLQERLFCPLGHCPRCSQPMFTSAYPKAFPLRDTTLGGVHHRSAVSFVAYCCSSRCLQMFDLQG